The following are from one region of the Coccinella septempunctata chromosome 7, icCocSept1.1, whole genome shotgun sequence genome:
- the LOC123316408 gene encoding adenosine kinase-like, with product MNYNALQENTLLGIGHPLLDLLANVDEDFLRKYNLKKNKTIAATESHDPLFRDLIENYNPICLVGGCIHNALYVTQWIIEKPKVATFIGCVGDDEYAEIVEKEAQKVGIDVRFEKLESKSTSSCAVLITGTHRTLVTRIGTSNYYSEEHVKKSWPCVERAQFFYIMGFSLPMNFDFTLQVAIHSEENKKKFIMNLSAEYICKRYTKEFMEVFPYIDIIFGNEFEAIAFAAALNLKSKDFKAICLDISNLPKRNKETKRICIITRTEKPIVYAIGNEVKEFPVVLVCQEKIIDTNGAGDAFVGGFLSQLITGRSIEECIKCGLWAASVSLQHIGCNFDDKWKYVK from the exons ATGAATTACAACGCTTTGCA GGAGAATACGCTCCTTGGGATTGGTCATCCGCTCCTAGATCTCTTAGCGAATGTCGATGAggattttttgagaaaatacaACCTGAAAAAGAACAAAACGATAGCAGCCACAGAAAGCCATGATCCTTTATTCAGAGACCTTATAGAAAATTATAACCCAATATGCCTAGTCGGAGGGTGCATCCATAACGCCCTATATGTAACACAATGGATTATAGAAAAACCAAAGGTAGCCACGTTTATAGGATGCGTTGGCGATGATGAATATGCGGAAATAGTAGAGAAAGAGGCTCAAAAAGTAGGAATAGATGTAAGGTTTGAAAAGTTGGAGTCGAAATCCACCAGCTCTTGTGCAGTTTTGATAACCGGCACACACAGAACTTTGGTGACAAGAATaggaacatcaaattattacTCTGAGGAACATGTCAAAAAAAGTTGGCCGTGTGTAGAAAGAGCACAGTTTTTTTACATCATG GGCTTCTCCTTACCAATGAATTTCGATTTTACCTTACAAGTTGCGATTCATTCCGaggaaaacaaaaagaaattcaTTATGAACTTATCGGCAGAGTATATTTGTAAACGTTATACCAAGGAGTTTATGGAGGTTTTTCCATATATCGATATAATTTTTGGGAACGAATTT GAAGCTATTGCATTTGCTGCTGCTCTCAACTTGAAAAGTAAAGATTTCAAAGCTATATGCTTAGATATATCTAATTTACCCAAGAGAAATAAGGAAACAAAAAGAATCTGCATCATTACGAGGACTGAAAAACCCATCGTCTATGCAATTGGAAATGAAGTGAAAGAGTTTCCTGTAGTTTTAGTTTGCCAGGAGAAAATCATAGATACGAATGGGGCAGGGGATGCCTTTGTTGGTGGATTTTTATCCCAATTGATAACGGGAAGAAGCATAGAGGAATGCATTAAGTGTGGATTATGGGCTGCTAGTGTAAGTTTACAACATATAGGATGTAATTTTGATGACAAATGGAAATATGTGAAGTGA